A single genomic interval of Flavihumibacter rivuli harbors:
- a CDS encoding cytochrome c has product MEFFNQTGKLFKTILGLFLFLTLVVAILPAMKNQQSNKPLPGAPSLTEEEKAGKNIYIANGCVACHSQQVRNIEMDKAFGDRPSIAADYAGNTRTDLWRNTATLMGTERTGPDLTNIGNRQPSTDWHLLHLFQPRIVVDQSIMPAYPWLFEIREKTNKDDVEVKIPELYSQHIKGKVIATREALQLVAYLKSLKQQPLPDGRKAMDFLYPKAIPGSTAIKESPNQNGQQLYAQNCQSCHQANGEGLPGAFPALKGSPIVNGDNLELFVGIIMKGYDARPEYGTMPSIGINNNLTAEEITAIINHERSSWGNQAKPVSAAEVSRVMDMINTNNKK; this is encoded by the coding sequence ATGGAATTCTTTAACCAAACAGGTAAACTCTTTAAAACCATTCTTGGCCTATTCCTTTTCCTGACCCTGGTTGTGGCTATCCTGCCGGCCATGAAAAACCAGCAATCCAATAAACCATTACCAGGTGCACCGTCACTAACGGAAGAGGAGAAGGCCGGAAAGAACATTTATATAGCCAATGGCTGTGTAGCCTGCCATAGCCAGCAGGTGAGGAATATTGAAATGGATAAAGCATTTGGGGATCGCCCCTCTATTGCAGCGGATTATGCCGGCAATACAAGAACTGACCTATGGAGGAACACAGCTACCTTAATGGGAACAGAAAGAACCGGACCGGACCTGACCAATATCGGGAATCGCCAGCCCAGTACCGATTGGCACCTTTTACATCTATTCCAGCCACGTATTGTGGTGGATCAATCCATTATGCCCGCCTATCCATGGCTTTTTGAGATCAGGGAAAAAACCAATAAGGACGATGTAGAAGTAAAAATACCAGAGCTATACAGCCAACATATCAAGGGGAAAGTAATCGCAACCAGGGAAGCTTTACAATTGGTAGCTTACCTGAAAAGCCTGAAACAACAACCCCTGCCCGATGGAAGGAAGGCAATGGATTTCCTTTATCCAAAAGCAATCCCAGGATCAACAGCAATAAAGGAATCACCCAATCAAAATGGCCAACAATTGTATGCGCAGAATTGCCAAAGTTGTCACCAGGCCAATGGCGAGGGACTACCCGGTGCTTTTCCAGCCCTAAAGGGAAGTCCTATTGTCAATGGGGATAATCTCGAATTATTTGTAGGCATTATCATGAAGGGTTACGATGCCAGGCCGGAGTACGGCACCATGCCATCCATTGGCATCAATAACAACCTGACAGCTGAAGAAATAACCGCGATCATCAACCATGAGCGATCCAGCTGGGGAAACCAGGCCAAGCCGGTATCAGCAGCCGAGGTATCGCGGGTGATGGATATGATCAATACCAACAATAAAAAGTAA
- a CDS encoding cytochrome C: protein MTREKSKVSIFIDDNEYPVADLPAPVSFEMDTRKLTDGEHILRIVSKSPTGREGIRTIKFFVRNGPAISVEGLKESEVVDGTIPLLINAYDKGNQKSFLLEGSETPQSIPNWIWIMLIIFIGWAAFYLITNASL, encoded by the coding sequence ATGACCAGGGAAAAAAGTAAGGTATCCATCTTTATTGATGACAATGAATACCCGGTGGCTGATCTGCCAGCACCGGTTAGCTTCGAAATGGATACAAGGAAACTTACAGATGGCGAACATATACTGAGGATAGTAAGTAAATCGCCCACCGGAAGGGAAGGCATCCGGACAATAAAGTTCTTTGTTCGAAATGGGCCTGCCATCTCAGTGGAGGGCCTAAAAGAAAGTGAGGTAGTAGACGGGACCATACCATTGCTGATCAATGCCTACGACAAAGGGAACCAAAAAAGCTTTCTCCTGGAAGGAAGTGAAACACCACAGAGCATACCCAACTGGATATGGATCATGCTGATCATTTTCATTGGATGGGCTGCTTTCTATTTGATCACTAATGCCAGTTTATAA
- a CDS encoding group III truncated hemoglobin — translation MKTDITSLTDIKLLVDSFYGKVRQDGVLKDIFNDRIRDAWNLHLEKMYRFWQTVLLEEHTYNGSPFLPHANLPVSQEHFDQWLVIFNTTIDELFQGPKAEEAKWRAKKMAEMFHYKIEYYRNRQSKPLL, via the coding sequence ATGAAAACCGATATCACCAGTCTGACAGATATTAAACTCCTTGTTGACAGTTTCTATGGTAAGGTCAGGCAAGACGGGGTGCTGAAAGATATTTTCAATGACCGTATCCGGGATGCATGGAACCTTCACCTGGAAAAGATGTATCGATTCTGGCAAACAGTATTGCTGGAAGAACACACTTACAACGGAAGCCCATTTTTACCCCATGCCAACCTGCCAGTATCCCAGGAACATTTCGACCAGTGGCTGGTCATCTTCAATACAACGATCGATGAACTATTCCAGGGTCCTAAGGCTGAAGAGGCCAAATGGCGGGCAAAAAAGATGGCAGAGATGTTTCACTACAAAATAGAATATTATCGTAACAGGCAATCAAAACCACTCCTATGA
- the ric gene encoding iron-sulfur cluster repair di-iron protein: protein MNISASQIIGDLVAMDYRTAAVFKANGIDFCCNGNRSIAEACTEAKLSTPTLLQQLQEVIEAPGQESHHFQTWPPTLLADYIEQVHHAYVRRKISEIIPYLNKITAVHGNNHPELKAVQQLFEESSEDLQEHMHKEETILFPFIRDANKPGDNGPTGATISNDRDASPIAMIHEEHDKEGERFRKIASLTNNYTTPPDGCNTYRVTLGLLREFEEDLHLHIHLENNILIPKILESGKEGNKTI from the coding sequence ATGAATATTTCAGCCAGTCAAATCATCGGCGACCTGGTGGCCATGGATTACAGAACCGCAGCCGTATTTAAAGCAAATGGCATCGACTTTTGCTGCAATGGCAACAGGAGTATAGCTGAGGCCTGCACTGAGGCAAAGCTATCCACCCCTACCCTGCTGCAACAACTGCAGGAAGTAATAGAGGCCCCCGGCCAGGAATCCCATCATTTCCAAACATGGCCCCCTACTTTGCTTGCGGATTATATTGAGCAGGTGCATCATGCCTATGTCAGGAGAAAGATCAGCGAGATTATTCCCTACCTCAATAAGATAACTGCGGTCCATGGAAACAATCACCCGGAGTTGAAAGCAGTGCAACAATTATTTGAAGAAAGCTCGGAGGACCTGCAGGAGCATATGCATAAGGAAGAAACAATTCTTTTCCCCTTCATCAGGGACGCAAACAAACCGGGGGATAATGGACCAACAGGAGCTACCATCTCCAATGACCGGGATGCCAGCCCGATTGCCATGATCCATGAAGAACATGATAAGGAAGGCGAGCGATTCAGGAAGATCGCAAGCCTAACCAATAATTACACCACCCCTCCGGATGGATGCAACACCTATCGGGTAACGCTGGGCTTATTGAGGGAATTTGAAGAAGACCTCCATCTTCACATCCATCTTGAAAACAATATCCTGATCCCCAAAATACTGGAGTCAGGAAAAGAAGGTAACAAAACAATTTAA
- a CDS encoding hemerythrin domain-containing protein yields MDKEAIQKKPIRRHQVLQPISREHHHTLLLVWKIRKGLATGIDPKRIKRYTDWFYKTYAAPHFELEEKFLFPVLEPTHELIIRALDEHQQLRRLFKYNSELNTTLTTLADLLESHVRFEERVLLNLIQEMATPHELEIIRQTHSDARFIENARDEFWN; encoded by the coding sequence ATGGACAAGGAAGCTATCCAAAAGAAGCCCATCAGGCGGCACCAAGTATTGCAACCCATTAGCCGGGAACATCACCATACCCTTTTACTGGTATGGAAAATAAGGAAAGGACTGGCCACAGGCATAGATCCCAAAAGGATAAAAAGGTATACGGATTGGTTCTATAAAACCTATGCAGCCCCGCATTTTGAATTGGAAGAAAAGTTCCTTTTCCCAGTCCTGGAACCCACCCATGAACTTATCATCAGGGCCCTTGATGAACACCAACAGCTAAGGAGATTGTTCAAATACAATTCCGAACTTAACACTACCCTTACTACCCTTGCCGATCTCCTGGAATCACATGTCCGTTTTGAAGAAAGGGTCCTGCTCAACCTTATCCAGGAAATGGCCACACCCCATGAACTGGAAATAATAAGGCAAACCCACAGTGATGCCAGGTTCATTGAAAACGCCAGGGACGAGTTCTGGAATTGA
- a CDS encoding aspartate/glutamate racemase family protein: protein MQKTIGLIGGMSWESSALYYKIINQEVKQKLGGVHSCKSLMYSVDFADIATLQHNGEWDKLSEIMINAARALESGGAEFIVLCTNTMHKLADDISGSVSIPMVHIADATGEAIKAENVKRVGLLGTKFTMEQDFLKQRLADRYAIETIIPSASDRDIVHDIIYQELVKGIITKRSQNAYLEIIDDLIALGAEAIVLGCTEIGLLISPDVTEHRLFDTTIIHAKKAVAFSLE, encoded by the coding sequence ATGCAAAAAACTATCGGGCTCATAGGTGGAATGTCCTGGGAGAGTTCAGCGCTCTATTACAAAATAATCAACCAGGAGGTAAAGCAAAAACTTGGGGGAGTCCACTCCTGTAAATCCCTGATGTATTCAGTAGATTTTGCAGATATCGCAACCCTTCAGCACAATGGGGAATGGGATAAGCTTAGTGAAATCATGATCAATGCGGCCAGGGCATTAGAAAGTGGAGGAGCGGAATTCATTGTCCTGTGTACGAATACCATGCACAAGCTGGCTGATGATATATCCGGCAGTGTAAGTATCCCAATGGTCCATATTGCCGACGCTACCGGTGAAGCCATCAAAGCTGAAAATGTTAAAAGGGTCGGACTGCTGGGAACCAAATTCACCATGGAGCAGGACTTTTTAAAACAGAGGCTTGCGGACCGTTACGCGATAGAAACCATCATACCATCAGCATCGGATAGGGATATAGTCCATGACATCATTTACCAGGAGCTGGTAAAAGGGATCATTACCAAAAGATCGCAAAATGCCTACCTGGAAATTATTGACGACCTGATTGCATTGGGTGCCGAAGCCATTGTTCTTGGCTGTACGGAAATCGGTCTATTGATCAGTCCTGATGTTACAGAACATCGGTTATTTGACACCACCATAATCCATGCAAAAAAGGCGGTGGCTTTTTCATTAGAATGA
- a CDS encoding DUF1349 domain-containing protein: MLLFLSFTAIAQVGPPIRVEGISQPLRWENNPVAYSFGKNGFTIVAGPKTDMFRDPNVTYNTDNAPKLLFTPDADFVLSVGIQHAFANKWDGGAIVLKQDSANWVKFCFEKDYTGARRVVSVVTRDISDDCNSVEIPSDKVYFKMARAGKVITLYYSLDQSKWILVRHFQFNATKPLLLGFLAQSPTGNECSVVFSDIRYQARTIKDPYLGE; the protein is encoded by the coding sequence ATGTTGCTGTTCCTTTCCTTTACGGCTATTGCCCAGGTAGGACCGCCGATCCGGGTGGAAGGCATTTCCCAGCCCCTTCGATGGGAGAATAATCCCGTTGCCTATTCATTTGGGAAGAATGGCTTCACCATTGTAGCAGGCCCTAAAACCGATATGTTCCGCGATCCCAATGTTACCTACAATACCGATAACGCTCCGAAGCTGCTGTTTACGCCCGATGCAGATTTCGTGCTTAGCGTGGGTATCCAGCATGCCTTTGCCAACAAATGGGATGGCGGCGCCATTGTGCTCAAGCAGGATAGTGCCAATTGGGTGAAGTTCTGTTTTGAAAAGGATTATACCGGTGCAAGGAGGGTCGTGTCGGTGGTGACCAGGGATATTTCGGATGATTGTAATTCAGTAGAGATCCCTTCTGATAAAGTATATTTCAAGATGGCCAGGGCAGGCAAGGTGATCACGCTGTATTATTCCCTGGATCAATCCAAATGGATACTGGTCCGGCATTTCCAGTTCAATGCCACAAAGCCCTTATTGCTGGGCTTCCTGGCCCAATCACCCACCGGTAATGAATGTTCTGTTGTTTTCTCCGATATCCGTTACCAAGCCAGGACGATCAAAGATCCCTATCTGGGGGAGTGA
- a CDS encoding HipA domain-containing protein: MSTCLFCYLPLAGHELDFHASCSRKIFGQPTPPALPYSEEDLEPLAKKVIQSQTAVTGVQAKLSLHITGNNKEGAERRFTIVGLWGGYILKPPVEFYPQLPEVEDTTMHLAAIARIKTAPHSLIRLPSGKLAYVTKRIDRTKKGKLAMEDMCQLTERLTEDKYHGSYEQIGKVIQKYSVNPGLDVVNFFELVLFSFLTGNADMHLKNFSLLEQPGLGMTLSPAYDLVNTTLVNPADEEEMALTLNGRKKKLRKQDFVAAMNALKVEDKQQENIFKKMVKALPQWLELIDRSFMSEAFKEQYKTILSERMSRLQ, encoded by the coding sequence ATGAGTACCTGTTTGTTTTGTTACCTGCCATTGGCAGGACATGAACTGGATTTTCATGCCTCCTGCTCAAGGAAAATATTTGGGCAGCCAACTCCTCCGGCGTTGCCTTATTCTGAGGAAGACCTGGAGCCATTGGCCAAAAAAGTGATACAAAGCCAAACGGCCGTAACAGGTGTGCAGGCCAAATTGTCCTTGCACATCACCGGCAATAATAAAGAAGGCGCAGAACGAAGATTCACCATTGTGGGCTTATGGGGCGGGTATATTTTGAAACCGCCTGTTGAATTCTATCCGCAATTGCCGGAAGTGGAAGATACAACCATGCATTTGGCAGCAATAGCCAGAATAAAAACAGCGCCCCATAGTTTGATTCGCCTGCCATCTGGCAAACTGGCTTATGTAACCAAGCGGATCGACCGAACCAAAAAGGGAAAATTGGCTATGGAAGATATGTGCCAACTCACCGAACGGCTCACTGAAGACAAATACCACGGCAGCTATGAGCAGATCGGTAAAGTCATTCAAAAATATTCAGTAAATCCGGGTTTGGATGTGGTGAACTTTTTTGAGCTGGTACTCTTTTCCTTCCTTACAGGCAATGCGGATATGCATTTGAAGAATTTCTCTTTACTGGAGCAGCCGGGTTTGGGCATGACCTTATCACCGGCTTATGATTTGGTGAATACCACTTTGGTAAATCCTGCCGATGAGGAAGAAATGGCTTTAACTTTAAATGGGCGAAAGAAAAAACTGAGGAAGCAGGATTTTGTAGCAGCAATGAATGCACTAAAGGTGGAAGATAAGCAGCAGGAAAACATCTTTAAAAAGATGGTGAAAGCACTGCCCCAATGGCTGGAGCTCATAGACCGCAGTTTTATGAGTGAGGCATTCAAAGAACAATACAAAACCATTTTATCCGAAAGGATGAGCCGGTTGCAATAA
- a CDS encoding HipA N-terminal domain-containing protein, with amino-acid sequence MRKAAIKIDNQLAGWLTQDEQGYHFVYDQAYAAQPGARPVSLTLPLQEAPYTSKVLFPFFDGLIPEGWLLDIAEKNWKLNPRDRMGLLLACCKDCIGIVSVEAIKEEEAP; translated from the coding sequence GTGCGAAAAGCCGCCATAAAAATAGACAACCAACTAGCCGGATGGCTCACCCAGGATGAGCAGGGGTATCATTTTGTATACGACCAGGCGTATGCAGCACAACCCGGTGCCCGGCCAGTCAGTTTGACCCTTCCGCTACAAGAAGCTCCTTATACTTCAAAAGTGCTTTTTCCTTTTTTTGATGGCCTGATACCCGAAGGGTGGTTGTTGGATATAGCAGAAAAAAACTGGAAACTGAATCCAAGGGACCGGATGGGATTATTGCTGGCCTGCTGTAAAGATTGCATTGGAATAGTAAGTGTGGAAGCAATAAAAGAGGAGGAGGCACCATGA
- a CDS encoding helix-turn-helix transcriptional regulator: MNLADFVKDKRKSVKLTQPELAEKAGVGLRFIRELEQGKETLRLDKVNQVLQLFGYEVGAVPKTTNPYT; the protein is encoded by the coding sequence ATGAACCTGGCAGACTTTGTAAAAGACAAGCGGAAATCGGTGAAGCTCACCCAGCCCGAACTGGCCGAAAAGGCGGGTGTAGGGCTGCGTTTCATCCGTGAACTGGAACAGGGAAAGGAAACCCTACGGTTGGATAAAGTGAACCAGGTGCTGCAACTCTTCGGTTACGAAGTAGGTGCCGTACCCAAAACCACCAACCCCTATACCTGA
- a CDS encoding HigA family addiction module antitoxin — MAKQNQYFPSVVFHPGETLAEKLEEMEMGPKEFALRTGKPEKTIIAVLKGESSITPDMAVQFENVTKIPAHFWMNHQRGYDEYIAREKRKATIDAAVSWAKQFPLADMIKKGWLPQVGTIQEKTMEMLAFFGFSNHTAWEDYYFNQQLKVAFRISLAQTKEPYAISAWLRKGELQAAELEANDYSEKKFKEALPQIKSIMANHPDGFFSQLQSICLEAGVKVVHTPCINKAPINGSTRWLNDTPFIQLTGRYNRNDSFWFTFFHEAGHILLHGKKDIFLENLDYSDKDMQKEQEADEFACKWTLTEDEEAEILASAPLSEDDIRDIAKQFNTHPAIIIGRLQHKKLIPYSLGREYFEPVIFE, encoded by the coding sequence ATGGCCAAGCAAAATCAATATTTCCCTTCAGTTGTTTTCCACCCCGGTGAAACCTTAGCTGAGAAACTGGAAGAAATGGAAATGGGGCCCAAAGAGTTTGCCCTCCGCACCGGCAAGCCGGAAAAAACCATTATTGCAGTCCTTAAGGGCGAAAGCTCCATTACCCCTGATATGGCGGTCCAATTTGAAAATGTAACAAAGATCCCCGCCCACTTCTGGATGAACCACCAGCGTGGCTATGATGAATACATAGCAAGAGAGAAACGCAAAGCCACCATTGATGCAGCCGTTTCATGGGCAAAGCAGTTTCCCTTAGCCGATATGATCAAAAAAGGCTGGCTGCCTCAGGTAGGCACCATTCAGGAAAAAACAATGGAGATGCTGGCATTCTTTGGTTTCTCCAATCATACCGCCTGGGAAGATTATTATTTCAATCAGCAGTTAAAAGTAGCTTTCCGCATTTCGCTGGCTCAAACTAAAGAGCCGTATGCCATTTCGGCCTGGCTTCGCAAAGGTGAGTTACAGGCTGCCGAACTGGAAGCCAATGACTATTCAGAAAAGAAGTTCAAAGAAGCCCTTCCTCAAATCAAGTCCATCATGGCCAACCATCCTGATGGTTTTTTTAGTCAGTTGCAAAGTATTTGCCTCGAAGCAGGAGTTAAAGTGGTACATACCCCCTGCATCAATAAAGCACCCATCAACGGTTCTACCCGTTGGCTCAACGATACCCCATTTATTCAGCTCACGGGCCGCTATAACCGTAACGACAGTTTCTGGTTCACCTTCTTTCACGAGGCAGGTCATATCCTTTTACACGGTAAAAAAGACATCTTTCTTGAAAACCTCGACTATTCCGACAAGGATATGCAGAAAGAACAGGAAGCAGATGAATTTGCCTGTAAGTGGACATTGACCGAAGACGAAGAAGCCGAGATTTTAGCATCAGCCCCACTCAGCGAAGACGACATCAGGGATATTGCAAAACAGTTCAATACCCACCCGGCAATTATTATTGGAAGGCTTCAGCACAAAAAACTGATCCCTTATTCATTGGGCAGAGAATACTTTGAACCTGTAATATTTGAATAA
- a CDS encoding type II toxin-antitoxin system RelE/ParE family toxin, whose product MEITFTDKKLEKLSGDYNKCRQKMGDKRAKLFVSRLNALRDATTLEDVRNLPGRFHELTGDRKGQWTCDLDHPYRLVFTPHETPIPTNEHGQYIWLEIKGVEVIEIVDYH is encoded by the coding sequence GTGGAAATAACTTTTACCGATAAAAAACTGGAGAAGCTGTCAGGCGATTACAACAAATGCCGCCAGAAAATGGGCGATAAAAGGGCAAAGCTATTCGTATCAAGGCTCAACGCTTTGCGGGATGCGACCACCCTGGAAGATGTGAGAAACTTGCCTGGCAGGTTTCACGAGTTAACCGGCGACAGAAAAGGGCAATGGACTTGCGACTTAGACCACCCCTACAGATTGGTTTTCACACCTCACGAAACCCCAATCCCTACCAATGAACACGGGCAGTATATCTGGTTAGAGATCAAAGGCGTAGAAGTTATAGAAATTGTTGACTATCATTAA
- a CDS encoding restriction endonuclease subunit S, translating into MNNEIIPIKLEDLIDFKNGKIAPKESGAIPVYGGNGILGYTNVSNYENVLIIGRVGAYCGSVHFEKGKCWVSDNAIAGVHKQIESNEYNYYLLKCISLNKRQIGSSQPLLTQGILNQIDVNVYSDVKARKKIASVLSALDSKIEINNRINADLEAMVKTLYNYWFVQFDFPNKNSKPYKTSGGKMVWNEELQKEIPVGWEDGTLGDIAELVRGVTYDSSEIKSPNDNGVIPILRATNISGNVIDLNDMVYVPKQNVSPTQVLNKFDILITMSSGSKEHIGKNGFFFYEKEASFGAFCAKIVAKSNYRFYLYSYTQSDFMFTTIKNECLGTNINNLNGSLVKGFRIVLPPTELIESFNEKVSTIYEKIGKNLIENQKLTELRDWLLPMLMNGQVKVN; encoded by the coding sequence ATGAACAATGAAATTATTCCAATAAAACTCGAAGATTTAATTGATTTTAAAAATGGGAAAATTGCTCCTAAAGAATCTGGTGCAATACCCGTTTATGGAGGTAACGGCATTTTAGGATATACAAATGTGTCAAATTATGAAAACGTTTTAATAATAGGTCGTGTAGGAGCTTATTGTGGAAGTGTTCATTTTGAAAAAGGTAAGTGTTGGGTTTCGGATAATGCAATTGCTGGTGTTCATAAGCAAATTGAAAGCAATGAGTATAATTATTACTTACTAAAGTGTATTTCCTTAAACAAAAGACAAATAGGTTCCAGTCAACCTCTGCTTACTCAGGGAATCTTAAATCAGATTGATGTTAATGTTTATTCTGATGTTAAGGCAAGAAAGAAAATAGCCTCTGTTCTTTCTGCCTTAGATTCCAAAATTGAGATCAACAACCGCATTAATGCAGATTTAGAAGCGATGGTAAAAACGCTTTATAATTATTGGTTTGTACAATTCGATTTTCCTAATAAAAACAGTAAACCCTACAAAACCAGTGGCGGCAAAATGGTTTGGAATGAGGAGTTGCAAAAGGAGATTCCTGTGGGGTGGGAAGATGGAACACTTGGAGATATTGCTGAACTTGTGCGAGGTGTTACTTATGATTCCAGTGAGATTAAAAGTCCAAACGATAACGGAGTTATTCCTATACTAAGGGCGACCAATATTTCTGGTAATGTCATTGATTTAAATGATATGGTTTATGTTCCTAAACAGAATGTTTCACCCACTCAGGTTCTTAACAAGTTCGATATTTTAATCACGATGTCTAGTGGTAGCAAGGAACATATTGGTAAAAATGGATTTTTCTTTTATGAAAAGGAAGCATCGTTTGGAGCTTTTTGTGCAAAAATCGTTGCAAAGAGTAATTATCGGTTTTATCTCTATTCATATACTCAATCAGATTTTATGTTTACTACAATAAAAAATGAGTGCTTAGGAACTAACATAAACAATCTAAATGGGAGCCTTGTAAAAGGATTCAGAATTGTACTTCCTCCAACAGAATTGATAGAATCATTCAATGAAAAAGTTTCTACAATTTATGAAAAGATTGGTAAAAATTTAATCGAAAACCAAAAACTTACCGAACTGCGGGATTGGCTCTTGCCCATGCTGATGAACGGGCAGGTGAAGGTGAATTAA